One window from the genome of Kaistella carnis encodes:
- a CDS encoding FUSC family protein gives MNYATELKKFASSQSIYMAVRVSLAIVLPSVILAHFGLLKEYFLFPIATSFVGLTDQAGPFKRRRNALILAIICFFIVSLVASSIKNFPLLIYPEIIIFGILFTMIGVYGQRLATVGSLSLVVLGIFIDGHLTGDHIIKSSLIFLAGSLCYLLIFLVVSKIQPYKLAGQMIGENYLELADYLSLKSKFYFENPNFDSLYSQIISKQIAIKNLQEETRETVFKTRKIVNESTTTSRLLMLMFLDSIDLHEKLMTSESDYRKVQENFGATGFLHSLGDYLQKLSEEMSNIGIALQSGSKAKPLRNIDEMLENIFNEYFELRNRKLTSKTLEDFMTLRLILNRITDISDEIKTIYRVFSQDEKMAKSLSTGLDYGKFVTAEEKLKAKVLLSNLSLKSSHFRHAIRITVALVVGYFISKLEFLGIGHSYWVFITIVAILKPAYATTKHRNLLRLYGTIAGALVAYAILYFISNQNVLFTLFLAAMILCFAFLKSRYSWAVFFMTIYIFLAFNILNPGNLNTIFKDRVLDTIIAGVVAFAVSYFILPVWEHTKNLDYMKKSADSNYKYFSAAMAFFKNENLNIQDYKLKRKAAIIDLANLSDNFQRMISDPKNQQKQLELVHQFVITSHLITAYIASFSQYSESSKKYPEIDFEGWDLKISAELVRTDLILNQKNLHQNILQESKLQPDDSVENLLEKRRKELEHNEFFDRRDPNKISHLTELKNLREILELIYDVAKEQRKVVENLEPDIQSTMVKQ, from the coding sequence ATGAATTACGCCACAGAATTAAAAAAATTTGCCAGCAGCCAGTCGATCTATATGGCAGTGCGCGTTTCTCTGGCCATTGTTTTACCGAGTGTGATACTGGCACATTTCGGATTGTTAAAGGAGTATTTTCTTTTCCCAATTGCGACCAGTTTCGTGGGTCTTACAGATCAGGCAGGTCCTTTTAAAAGAAGAAGAAACGCTTTGATACTTGCCATCATCTGCTTTTTTATAGTGTCGCTTGTCGCGAGTTCAATTAAAAATTTTCCTCTCTTAATTTATCCGGAGATTATTATCTTCGGTATACTTTTTACCATGATTGGCGTTTACGGTCAGCGCCTGGCAACAGTTGGCTCCCTGTCACTGGTCGTTTTAGGAATATTTATTGACGGGCATTTAACAGGAGATCATATTATAAAAAGTTCTCTGATCTTTTTGGCAGGTTCCCTTTGTTATCTTCTGATATTTTTAGTCGTTTCTAAAATACAGCCTTATAAGCTCGCGGGTCAAATGATCGGCGAAAATTACCTGGAACTCGCAGATTATCTTTCATTAAAGTCAAAGTTTTATTTTGAAAATCCAAATTTTGACAGCTTATATTCCCAAATTATCTCAAAGCAGATTGCCATTAAAAATCTACAGGAAGAAACTAGGGAAACCGTTTTTAAAACCCGAAAGATCGTTAACGAATCTACAACCACTAGCCGCTTACTAATGCTGATGTTTCTTGATTCGATCGATCTTCATGAGAAACTGATGACTTCCGAAAGTGATTATCGTAAAGTTCAGGAAAATTTTGGAGCCACGGGTTTTTTACATTCTTTGGGTGACTACCTTCAGAAACTTTCGGAGGAAATGAGCAATATTGGTATTGCGCTGCAAAGTGGCTCCAAAGCGAAACCATTAAGAAATATCGACGAAATGCTTGAAAATATCTTCAATGAATATTTCGAGTTACGCAACAGAAAACTAACATCCAAAACACTGGAAGATTTCATGACGCTGCGTTTAATTCTTAATCGCATCACTGATATTTCTGATGAAATAAAAACAATTTACCGCGTTTTCAGTCAGGATGAGAAAATGGCAAAAAGTCTTTCTACCGGCCTTGATTACGGCAAGTTTGTAACCGCCGAGGAAAAACTGAAAGCTAAAGTTTTGCTCAGCAATCTTTCTCTCAAATCATCGCACTTTCGTCATGCGATCCGAATTACAGTTGCGCTGGTGGTCGGATACTTTATTTCTAAACTTGAATTTCTGGGAATTGGTCATTCCTATTGGGTTTTCATCACCATTGTAGCCATCTTAAAACCTGCTTATGCAACGACCAAACACCGGAACCTTTTACGGCTTTACGGCACGATTGCCGGAGCTTTAGTAGCCTACGCAATTCTGTATTTTATCTCGAATCAAAATGTACTGTTCACCCTCTTTTTAGCGGCCATGATTTTGTGTTTTGCTTTTTTAAAGTCAAGATATTCCTGGGCCGTATTTTTTATGACCATTTATATCTTCCTCGCCTTTAATATTCTTAATCCGGGGAATTTAAATACCATATTTAAAGATCGGGTGCTGGATACCATCATTGCAGGAGTTGTGGCTTTTGCGGTGTCCTATTTTATTTTGCCTGTTTGGGAGCATACCAAAAATTTAGATTATATGAAGAAATCTGCAGACAGTAATTATAAATATTTCTCTGCAGCAATGGCTTTCTTTAAAAATGAAAATCTTAATATTCAGGATTATAAACTGAAGAGAAAAGCAGCCATCATCGACTTGGCCAATCTTTCTGATAATTTTCAGAGAATGATTTCTGACCCAAAAAATCAACAAAAACAGTTAGAACTCGTTCATCAGTTTGTTATTACTTCACACCTTATTACCGCTTATATCGCTTCATTTTCTCAATATTCGGAATCATCGAAGAAATATCCCGAGATTGATTTTGAAGGATGGGATTTAAAAATTTCAGCAGAGTTGGTAAGAACGGACTTAATTTTAAATCAAAAAAACCTTCACCAAAATATTTTGCAGGAAAGCAAACTGCAGCCGGACGATTCGGTAGAAAACCTACTTGAAAAACGCAGAAAAGAATTGGAACACAACGAGTTTTTTGACCGTCGTGATCCGAATAAAATCAGTCACTTAACAGAGTTGAAAAACTTAAGAGAAATCCTGGAATTGATTTATGACGTCGCAAAAGAGCAGCGAAAAGTAGTCGAGAATTTAGAGCCGGACATTCAATCAACAATGGTGAAGCAATAA
- the porV gene encoding type IX secretion system outer membrane channel protein PorV translates to MTLTKKLFLGLGLGMGITAYAQVGNIQPVLTGAPFLRISPDARAGGMGDQGVATTTDAFSQFWNAAKYPFSKTTSAIGINYTPYMSKLTNDVFLLYGAYHQFLGDEERATISASIYYFNMGSVDLTKLVGTEVVQEGTAKPNEFSIDVAYGLKLSDYYSMAVTGRFIRSDLSGGFNSDNTLQAANSFAVDVSGYFMSEKHASFGDYEGRAKAGFAIQNLGPRLDYTGDDESRSYLPTMARLGAGYDLFIDDLNRVGINVEASKLLVPGPDETGNVPNVGVIEGIGKSFNNQKSTMISGAVEYEYDNAFALRGGYFHESAEQGGRQYATVGVGLKYQSFGLDMSYLINTSKINSALDNTLRFGLTWTIGEESSNAQDY, encoded by the coding sequence ATGACATTGACTAAAAAACTATTTTTAGGATTAGGATTAGGCATGGGAATCACTGCTTATGCGCAGGTTGGTAACATTCAACCGGTTTTAACAGGCGCTCCGTTTCTCAGAATTTCGCCAGATGCACGTGCAGGTGGTATGGGTGATCAAGGAGTTGCTACCACTACAGACGCATTTTCTCAGTTTTGGAATGCGGCGAAATATCCTTTCAGCAAGACCACTTCTGCTATTGGAATCAACTACACGCCGTATATGAGCAAATTAACCAATGATGTGTTTTTGCTTTATGGTGCTTACCACCAATTTTTAGGTGACGAAGAAAGAGCAACCATCTCCGCAAGTATTTATTATTTTAACATGGGTTCAGTTGACCTTACCAAATTGGTTGGGACTGAAGTAGTACAGGAAGGAACTGCAAAACCAAATGAATTCTCCATTGATGTGGCATACGGTCTAAAACTTTCAGACTACTACTCCATGGCGGTTACCGGTAGATTTATCCGTTCAGATTTGTCTGGTGGATTTAACTCTGACAACACTTTACAAGCAGCAAACTCTTTTGCAGTTGATGTTTCCGGTTATTTTATGTCAGAAAAACATGCCTCTTTTGGAGATTATGAAGGACGGGCAAAAGCAGGTTTCGCGATTCAAAATTTAGGACCAAGATTAGATTATACAGGAGATGATGAAAGCAGATCTTATCTTCCTACCATGGCAAGATTAGGAGCAGGATATGACTTGTTTATCGATGATTTAAACAGAGTTGGAATCAACGTTGAAGCTTCAAAACTATTGGTTCCAGGACCTGATGAAACGGGTAATGTTCCGAATGTTGGTGTCATCGAAGGTATCGGAAAATCTTTCAACAATCAAAAAAGCACCATGATCAGCGGCGCTGTAGAATATGAATACGACAACGCATTTGCTTTGAGAGGCGGTTATTTCCATGAAAGTGCAGAACAAGGTGGCCGACAGTATGCGACCGTAGGTGTTGGCTTGAAATACCAGTCTTTTGGTTTAGATATGTCTTATTTAATCAATACTTCTAAAATCAATTCAGCTTTGGACAATACCCTTCGTTTTGGTTTGACCTGGACGATTGGAGAAGAATCCTCGAATGCGCAGGATTATTAA
- the porU gene encoding type IX secretion system sortase PorU: MKRILTLVLLLTFYSFYFSQTIKIEWEGKNVIDFGTSKVTVPFFKNNGFHYEEGSVYYRTSQKNEGIDRAVTNLTWTKITAKELYDLNQYALPGEDKSEVSYYTNPYTQEKTTNIRVSALKFEKGSIYRLSSFTIGSADKNTRAENLISKIGTSENPLKEGTFYKIKVDKSGVFKITAKFLRDHGINPANVNPQNFRIYGNGGLMLPEHNQDLRYDALQENAIQVVGETDGVWNEDDYALFYAQGPNGYNVYKNGNGSVNRRIETRRDTSGNFINIYDDFAYYFINFDKGPGKRIPDDDQSINSNVITRYDEYQYINEEKFNLLKVGRIWTGDAFTENKTVTFTTKSPIQPTDNIRYRSRFIAYQSQGNSVTVSLNNLNPYTVSIPPGDKREYIEQVYAGALSNVTGTQLSFNYAPNTGSNPNGKFYFDYAEVQYKEDLKFNNSQMNFRSYDIVEQSGNTYTFNVSDASSIDQVWQVSDVTNVRRKSNKSGNSSTFSFGYVANNTSFVNEFVAFKNSEAFEPGFVGKIENQDLAGLQNINYLMITVPEMMGQAQRLANYYQDRYNVAVVDVNKIYNEFSSGGKDITAIRDFATRLNAGGNLKYVFILGDTSYDFKGKNVPGSDVVPSYQSEESSNYADSFVTDDYFVMTLPQATSVTSVSANLPNVPIGRLPAANTSEAKLLIDKALAYNNANPGQSTPFGEWRMKMDFVVDDDADNVRFSDTGVRIGLPFHETMNQSLVNVFETGNLREEYNIRKLYLDAFTAQTSAGGQRYPQVNQAISNDVGNSLYIFYFGHGGINGWAQERVITIDQIQNFNNYNNIYSRFPLISTITCEFTLWDDPETFSAGEQVIKSKTGGAATMITSSRAIGVGFGEQFTTIFTKHLFELVNDDFLTLGEAFLKAKIEKGTDSNHQKVNFLGDPASKISRPKRLITIDEIDSPEPGQIRALDFVTVKGHINKADGTLDENFSGRVAVNIFDKRLQKKTLNNDGVPALNPVLNYTEEGSPIVKSSGVAKNGVFTVEFYVPKDINYELGTGRILVYADNKVFDVFNNQEQTIGGINPDGIDDTEAPKVKLYMNNTNFADGGITDQNPLLLACVTDDKGINSTGSGIGHDVTVVLDGKIIDTTVLNDFYFSGDGNGCANPSLKDYQKGNVTYPFRNLSPGAHQLTFKIWDINNNSTTSTLNFIVEDESNQNLVVKKLLNWPNPFTNKTYVQFEHNCDDILDVNVQIYTITGKLVKTITTSVTAEPFLQGFRTARTAIEWDGNDDFGDAVGKGTYIFKIFARSQNQEKCKGSATAVEKMVLLK, from the coding sequence CTAAAATTACAGCGAAAGAGTTATATGATTTGAATCAATACGCTTTACCTGGGGAAGATAAATCTGAAGTAAGCTACTACACCAATCCGTATACTCAGGAAAAGACGACCAACATAAGGGTTTCGGCCTTGAAGTTTGAAAAAGGGAGCATTTACCGTTTAAGTTCCTTCACAATCGGCAGTGCGGACAAAAACACACGAGCTGAAAATTTGATCTCAAAAATCGGAACTTCTGAAAACCCTTTAAAAGAAGGAACCTTTTATAAAATTAAAGTGGATAAATCGGGCGTTTTTAAAATTACAGCAAAGTTTCTCCGGGATCATGGCATTAATCCTGCCAATGTGAATCCACAAAATTTCAGGATTTACGGAAATGGAGGTCTTATGTTGCCTGAACATAATCAAGATCTACGCTACGACGCACTTCAGGAAAATGCCATACAAGTTGTTGGTGAAACCGATGGCGTTTGGAATGAAGATGATTACGCTCTTTTCTACGCCCAAGGACCAAATGGTTATAATGTGTACAAAAATGGCAATGGTTCCGTTAATCGCAGGATTGAAACACGTAGAGACACTTCTGGGAATTTTATTAATATTTATGATGACTTTGCGTATTACTTTATTAATTTCGATAAAGGTCCGGGCAAGAGAATTCCTGACGATGATCAATCCATCAACTCAAATGTAATTACCCGCTATGATGAATACCAATACATTAATGAAGAAAAATTTAATTTATTAAAAGTTGGTAGAATTTGGACTGGTGATGCATTTACAGAAAACAAAACAGTCACTTTTACGACAAAGTCCCCGATTCAACCCACGGACAATATCCGATATCGTTCCCGCTTTATTGCGTATCAATCCCAGGGTAACAGCGTGACGGTGAGTCTAAACAATTTAAATCCCTATACTGTTTCTATTCCGCCGGGAGATAAACGCGAATATATTGAGCAGGTTTATGCCGGAGCACTAAGTAATGTAACGGGAACGCAACTTTCTTTTAACTATGCGCCCAATACCGGAAGTAACCCGAACGGAAAATTCTATTTCGATTATGCGGAAGTTCAATATAAGGAAGATCTGAAATTCAATAACAGCCAAATGAATTTTAGAAGTTATGACATTGTGGAACAAAGCGGAAATACATACACTTTTAATGTATCTGATGCCTCTTCAATAGATCAGGTTTGGCAAGTTTCAGACGTGACCAACGTGAGAAGAAAATCAAACAAATCAGGGAATTCTTCCACCTTTAGTTTCGGTTATGTCGCAAACAATACCAGTTTTGTCAATGAATTTGTGGCTTTTAAAAATAGCGAAGCTTTTGAACCTGGGTTTGTAGGAAAAATTGAAAATCAAGACTTAGCGGGGTTACAAAACATTAATTATTTAATGATCACCGTTCCTGAGATGATGGGTCAGGCTCAAAGACTCGCAAATTATTATCAGGACCGTTACAACGTTGCTGTTGTTGATGTTAATAAAATATACAATGAATTCAGCAGTGGCGGAAAAGATATCACCGCAATCCGGGATTTTGCTACGCGATTGAATGCGGGAGGTAATTTAAAATATGTATTTATTTTAGGCGATACCTCTTATGATTTTAAAGGCAAAAATGTACCAGGTTCAGATGTTGTCCCAAGTTACCAGAGTGAAGAAAGCAGCAATTACGCAGATTCGTTCGTTACAGATGATTATTTTGTAATGACTTTACCACAAGCAACATCAGTTACAAGCGTTTCCGCAAATCTTCCCAATGTACCAATTGGGCGTTTACCCGCAGCAAATACTTCAGAAGCCAAATTACTCATTGACAAGGCATTGGCCTACAATAATGCAAATCCGGGACAATCAACTCCTTTTGGAGAATGGCGAATGAAAATGGATTTTGTGGTGGATGATGATGCAGATAATGTTAGGTTCTCTGATACCGGCGTAAGAATCGGTCTACCATTTCATGAAACAATGAATCAATCTTTGGTCAATGTTTTTGAGACGGGAAACTTGAGAGAAGAGTACAACATCCGAAAACTTTATTTAGATGCGTTTACTGCACAAACTTCTGCCGGAGGGCAGCGATATCCCCAGGTAAATCAAGCCATTTCAAATGATGTAGGAAACAGTTTGTACATTTTCTATTTCGGACATGGCGGAATTAATGGTTGGGCCCAGGAAAGAGTGATAACCATTGATCAAATTCAAAATTTTAATAATTACAACAATATCTATTCACGTTTTCCTCTTATTTCAACAATTACCTGTGAGTTTACCCTTTGGGACGATCCGGAAACTTTTTCCGCAGGCGAACAGGTCATCAAATCGAAAACAGGAGGTGCCGCAACCATGATCACTTCCAGCCGGGCAATTGGAGTAGGTTTCGGAGAACAGTTTACAACGATTTTCACCAAACATCTTTTTGAGCTGGTGAATGATGACTTCTTGACGTTGGGAGAGGCATTCTTAAAGGCGAAAATTGAAAAAGGAACGGATTCAAACCATCAGAAAGTTAATTTCTTAGGAGATCCCGCTTCGAAGATCAGTCGCCCTAAAAGGCTAATTACGATCGATGAAATAGATTCACCGGAGCCCGGGCAAATTCGTGCTCTTGATTTTGTAACAGTAAAAGGACACATCAATAAAGCGGACGGTACTCTAGATGAAAATTTTTCCGGAAGAGTTGCTGTGAATATATTTGATAAAAGGCTTCAAAAGAAAACCCTCAATAATGATGGCGTACCTGCTTTGAACCCCGTTCTTAATTATACTGAGGAAGGAAGTCCCATCGTAAAATCGTCTGGTGTCGCTAAAAATGGAGTTTTCACCGTGGAGTTTTACGTACCGAAAGACATTAATTATGAATTAGGCACCGGTCGAATACTGGTCTATGCTGATAATAAAGTTTTTGATGTTTTTAATAATCAAGAGCAAACCATCGGAGGAATTAATCCTGATGGAATCGATGATACGGAAGCACCAAAAGTGAAACTTTACATGAACAATACAAATTTTGCAGATGGCGGAATCACCGATCAAAACCCTTTGCTTCTGGCTTGCGTAACGGATGATAAAGGAATTAATTCCACAGGTTCAGGGATTGGTCACGACGTCACTGTAGTTCTGGATGGGAAAATTATCGACACCACAGTTTTAAACGATTTCTACTTTTCTGGAGACGGAAACGGTTGCGCAAATCCTTCATTAAAAGATTACCAAAAAGGAAATGTCACCTACCCTTTTAGAAATTTAAGTCCTGGCGCTCACCAGCTTACTTTTAAAATTTGGGATATTAACAATAATTCTACAACCTCTACGTTAAACTTTATAGTTGAGGATGAATCCAATCAAAATTTAGTTGTTAAAAAATTGTTAAATTGGCCCAATCCTTTTACCAACAAAACCTATGTTCAGTTTGAGCATAATTGTGATGATATTTTAGATGTAAATGTGCAGATTTATACCATCACGGGAAAACTGGTAAAAACAATTACGACGTCAGTGACTGCTGAGCCTTTCTTACAAGGTTTCAGAACCGCGAGGACAGCGATTGAGTGGGATGGCAATGATGATTTCGGAGATGCAGTTGGAAAAGGAACTTACATTTTTAAAATTTTTGCGAGAAGTCAAAACCAAGAAAAATGTAAAGGAAGTGCTACCGCAGTAGAAAAAATGGTCTTATTAAAATAA